In Janibacter sp. CX7, a single genomic region encodes these proteins:
- a CDS encoding GMC oxidoreductase: MSISRRTLLAAAVGGATVAGPALAPTARAATTTGEGPRIAIIGSGYGGAVAAQRLAAAGQSADLIEMGMDWRTVEPVNGKVFTSMTAPSARSTWFQDHVELPFSTILGVPTSIPTERGAGVLGIERFDHMKVYVGRGLGGGSLVNGAMAVTPRRSFFEQVLPDVDAEEMYRTYFPRANAALGVAPPTATMLDSPWYGFSRVARDQARAAGFDTTLVPSVYDWDHMAREAAGDAPKSALAQEILFGNNHGKRDLTKTYLRTALASGRITPIVMTEVTALTRTAEGAYELELRTINFDGDVVSTRRSTYDRVVLAAGSVGTSRILLRAAAHGGLHGLPSAVGHGWGPNGNLMVARYLGLTATGSQQSCMPAMGINAWDDTEASVFAEIAPLPLGVETFTSNYLAVTNNPNRGSFAWDSGRGALTLDWDESKAAPGVAAARAVMDRLNREHGTVYRHDLFDDGKAFADYFSYHPLGGAVLGEATDLSGELKGSPGLFVMDGSLVPGKIGVNPFVTITALAERNMDRLLASGRFS, encoded by the coding sequence ATGTCAATCAGCCGTCGCACCCTCCTCGCCGCAGCCGTCGGTGGGGCCACCGTCGCCGGACCGGCGCTCGCCCCGACCGCACGAGCCGCGACCACGACCGGCGAGGGGCCGCGCATCGCGATCATCGGCTCCGGCTACGGCGGCGCCGTCGCCGCCCAGCGGCTCGCGGCGGCCGGCCAGAGCGCCGACCTCATCGAGATGGGCATGGACTGGCGCACGGTGGAGCCCGTCAACGGCAAGGTCTTCACCTCGATGACGGCGCCGAGCGCCCGCTCGACGTGGTTCCAGGACCACGTCGAGCTCCCCTTCTCCACCATCCTCGGCGTGCCGACCTCGATCCCGACCGAGCGCGGTGCCGGCGTGCTCGGGATCGAGCGCTTCGACCACATGAAGGTCTACGTCGGGCGCGGCCTCGGCGGCGGCTCCCTCGTCAACGGCGCGATGGCCGTGACCCCGCGCCGGTCCTTCTTCGAGCAGGTGCTGCCCGACGTCGACGCCGAGGAGATGTACCGGACCTACTTCCCCCGGGCCAATGCCGCGCTGGGCGTCGCCCCGCCGACGGCGACGATGCTGGACTCGCCCTGGTACGGGTTCAGCCGGGTCGCCCGTGACCAGGCGCGCGCCGCGGGCTTCGACACCACGCTCGTGCCGAGCGTCTACGACTGGGACCACATGGCCCGCGAGGCCGCCGGCGACGCACCGAAGTCCGCTCTCGCGCAGGAGATCCTCTTCGGCAACAACCACGGCAAGCGCGACCTGACGAAGACCTATCTGCGGACCGCGCTGGCCAGCGGGCGGATCACGCCGATCGTCATGACCGAGGTCACCGCCCTCACCCGCACCGCCGAGGGCGCCTACGAGCTCGAGCTGCGGACGATCAACTTCGACGGTGACGTCGTCTCGACCCGCCGCTCCACCTACGACCGGGTCGTCCTCGCGGCCGGCAGCGTCGGCACCTCCCGGATCCTGCTGCGCGCCGCCGCACACGGTGGCCTGCACGGGCTGCCGAGCGCCGTCGGCCACGGGTGGGGGCCCAACGGCAACCTCATGGTCGCCCGCTACCTCGGGCTCACCGCGACCGGGTCGCAGCAGTCGTGCATGCCGGCGATGGGCATCAACGCGTGGGACGACACCGAGGCGTCGGTCTTCGCCGAGATCGCCCCGCTGCCCCTGGGCGTCGAGACCTTCACCTCCAACTACCTCGCCGTGACCAACAACCCCAACCGCGGCTCCTTCGCCTGGGACAGCGGCCGCGGCGCGCTCACCCTCGACTGGGACGAGAGCAAGGCCGCTCCGGGCGTCGCCGCGGCGAGGGCCGTGATGGACCGCCTCAACCGGGAGCACGGCACGGTCTACCGTCACGACCTCTTCGACGACGGCAAGGCCTTCGCCGACTACTTCAGCTACCACCCGCTCGGCGGCGCCGTCCTCGGCGAGGCGACCGACCTGTCGGGTGAGCTCAAGGGCTCGCCGGGCCTCTTCGTCATGGACGGGTCGCTCGTCCCCGGCAAGATCGGGGTCAACCCCTTCGTCACGATCACGGCGCTCGCGGAGCGCAACATGGACCGGCTGCTGGCGAGCGGGCGCTTCTCCTGA
- a CDS encoding alkaline phosphatase PhoX, whose translation MSTPTPIDRRTLLGGSAGALGLLVAGSSAPFASHASAAQTTRLAAGYGPLRPAGELLALPEGFSYTVLAESGTTTVGGYAVAGSQDAMGAFARAGGGSTIVCNHEIGGADDDAVPHVDGLVYDRGAKGGTSTLVVDADNTVVEHYTSVAGTVDNCAGGITPWGTWLTCEETDERAGTHEDDGVTYTFEQDHGYVFEVDPTSQAANIGTANIPLKFLGRFEHEAAVVEEATGRIYLTEDADEPNGLFYRWTPPAGYRQGKGALHALAADGAVEVGTLEALVAFERNGTHVTDLSKATKTNTTYTVRWVEVPDRDARETPIREQLADDEVTRARKLEGQWWGDGGVYVVSSYARSDDGSLHEHDGQVWFFDPAKQTITLTTIFAVNEDGAGVDGPDNITVSPHGGLVLAEDGEGASQLIGVTDQGTAYRLALNLVDDSEWAGPTFDAAGTTLFANIQGDPGRTFAITGPWGRPSNAREQARG comes from the coding sequence ATGTCCACCCCCACCCCGATCGACCGCCGTACCCTCCTCGGCGGCTCCGCCGGCGCCCTCGGCCTGCTCGTCGCCGGCAGCTCCGCCCCCTTCGCCTCGCACGCCAGCGCCGCGCAGACCACCCGCCTGGCCGCCGGCTACGGCCCGCTGCGTCCCGCGGGTGAGCTGCTCGCGCTGCCGGAGGGCTTCAGCTACACCGTCCTCGCCGAGTCCGGCACGACGACGGTCGGCGGCTACGCCGTGGCCGGTAGCCAGGACGCGATGGGCGCCTTCGCCCGTGCCGGCGGCGGCTCGACGATCGTCTGCAACCACGAGATCGGTGGCGCCGACGACGACGCCGTCCCGCACGTCGACGGCCTGGTCTACGACCGCGGGGCGAAGGGGGGAACCTCCACCCTCGTCGTCGACGCCGACAACACCGTGGTCGAGCACTACACCTCCGTGGCCGGCACCGTCGACAACTGCGCCGGCGGCATCACCCCGTGGGGCACGTGGCTGACCTGCGAGGAGACCGACGAGCGTGCCGGCACCCACGAGGACGACGGCGTCACCTACACCTTCGAGCAGGACCACGGCTACGTCTTCGAGGTCGACCCGACCAGCCAGGCGGCCAACATCGGCACGGCCAACATCCCGCTGAAGTTCCTCGGGCGCTTCGAGCACGAGGCCGCCGTCGTCGAGGAGGCGACCGGTCGGATCTACCTCACCGAGGACGCCGACGAGCCCAACGGGCTCTTCTACCGCTGGACCCCGCCCGCCGGCTACCGCCAGGGCAAGGGCGCGCTCCACGCGCTCGCCGCCGACGGCGCCGTCGAGGTCGGCACCCTCGAGGCGCTCGTCGCCTTCGAGCGCAACGGCACCCACGTCACCGACCTGTCCAAGGCGACGAAGACCAACACGACCTACACCGTGCGCTGGGTCGAGGTCCCCGACCGCGACGCCCGCGAGACCCCGATCCGCGAGCAGCTCGCCGACGACGAGGTGACCCGCGCGCGCAAGCTCGAGGGGCAGTGGTGGGGCGACGGCGGCGTCTACGTCGTCTCGAGCTATGCCCGCAGCGACGACGGCTCGCTCCACGAGCACGACGGCCAGGTGTGGTTCTTCGACCCGGCGAAGCAGACGATCACGCTGACGACGATCTTCGCGGTCAACGAGGACGGTGCCGGCGTCGACGGCCCGGACAACATCACCGTCTCGCCCCACGGCGGGCTCGTCCTCGCCGAGGACGGCGAGGGCGCCTCGCAGCTCATCGGTGTCACCGACCAGGGCACGGCCTATCGCCTCGCGCTCAACCTCGTCGACGACAGCGAGTGGGCCGGCCCGACCTTCGACGCGGCCGGCACGACGCTCTTCGCCAACATCCAGGGCGACCCGGGGCGCACCTTCGCCATCACCGGGCCGTGGGGCCGTCCGTCCAATGCCCGGGAGCAGGCGCGCGGCTGA
- a CDS encoding SRPBCC domain-containing protein, translating into MTHTQEIDMPIIDVTTDLDTRTLVMTTEFPVSVERLWQVWADPRQLEQWWGPEGYPATVTEHDLTPGGTVSYHMTSPEGEKFPGGWTVVAVEEPRRLELRDYFADADGNPVDSAPTSTMVVEFVAVDGGARMVNTSTWESADDMQKVLDMGVVEGSKSAVSQLDKLLAA; encoded by the coding sequence ATGACCCACACCCAGGAGATCGACATGCCCATCATCGACGTCACCACCGACCTCGACACCCGCACCCTCGTCATGACGACCGAGTTCCCCGTCAGCGTCGAGCGCCTCTGGCAGGTGTGGGCCGACCCGCGCCAGCTCGAGCAGTGGTGGGGGCCCGAGGGCTACCCGGCCACCGTGACCGAGCACGACCTCACCCCCGGCGGCACCGTGAGCTATCACATGACCAGCCCCGAAGGGGAGAAGTTCCCCGGCGGCTGGACCGTCGTCGCCGTCGAGGAGCCCCGCCGGCTCGAGCTGCGCGACTACTTCGCCGACGCCGACGGCAACCCCGTCGACTCCGCCCCCACGTCGACGATGGTCGTCGAGTTCGTCGCCGTCGACGGTGGCGCGCGCATGGTCAACACCTCGACGTGGGAGTCCGCCGACGACATGCAGAAGGTGCTCGACATGGGCGTCGTCGAGGGCTCGAAGTCCGCCGTCAGCCAGCTCGACAAGCTGCTCGCCGCCTGA
- a CDS encoding helix-turn-helix transcriptional regulator: MAPTDEERADAFFHALSDSTRRDILRRVLAGEHSVSALAADYPMSFAAVQKHVAVLERAGLITKRRSGRESLASGDVEAVRAVGALLAELEAVWRGRVAGIDALLANDSTNPTA; this comes from the coding sequence ATGGCACCGACGGACGAGGAGAGGGCAGACGCCTTCTTCCATGCGCTCTCCGACAGCACGAGGCGGGACATCCTGCGTCGCGTGCTGGCGGGGGAGCACTCGGTGTCCGCCCTGGCCGCCGACTACCCGATGAGCTTCGCCGCCGTGCAGAAGCACGTCGCGGTGCTCGAGCGGGCGGGGCTGATCACCAAGCGCCGCAGCGGACGAGAGTCGCTGGCGAGCGGGGACGTCGAGGCCGTGCGTGCCGTCGGTGCCCTGCTCGCCGAGCTCGAGGCCGTGTGGCGCGGCCGGGTCGCGGGGATCGACGCCCTGCTGGCCAACGACAGCACCAACCCCACCGCATGA
- a CDS encoding RNA polymerase sigma factor, which yields MSAGEDVWREHTADVLAALLRRSGDFGACEDAVQEALLAAAEQWPRDGRPDDPKAWLVRVASRRLIDARRSADARERREEGESRSAAPLLEGSGVGVGDPGAVVEGPPVDDDTLRMAMLCAHPDLSDASRVALTLRAVVGLTTAQIAACFLVPEATMAQRISRAKATIRGSGAPFAPPTQEDATARLHAVRHVVYLVFTTGHTTAAGDALVDVDLQREALRLAERLHRALPRDPETAGLLALLLVDHARAAARVDAAGDLVPLDAQDRAVWDHEAIARGVRLVEEALVRGAVGPFQLQAAIAAVHGEAATAAETDWLQIVVLYRMLLRIAPSPVVALNLAAAVGMAEGAVAGLNALAPLLDDPTLARGHRVHAVHAHLLEMAGRREEACAAYLLAASRTQSIPEQRYLNRRAATVG from the coding sequence GTGAGCGCCGGCGAGGACGTCTGGCGGGAGCACACCGCCGACGTCCTCGCCGCGCTGCTGCGGCGCAGCGGCGACTTCGGGGCCTGCGAGGACGCGGTCCAGGAGGCGCTGCTCGCCGCGGCGGAGCAGTGGCCGCGTGACGGTCGGCCCGACGACCCGAAGGCCTGGCTCGTCCGCGTCGCCTCCCGACGGCTCATCGACGCCCGGCGCTCCGCGGACGCCCGTGAGCGCCGGGAGGAGGGCGAGTCCCGCTCTGCCGCACCGCTGCTCGAAGGGAGCGGGGTCGGGGTCGGCGACCCCGGAGCCGTCGTCGAGGGGCCGCCGGTCGACGACGACACCCTGCGGATGGCGATGCTCTGCGCTCACCCCGACCTGTCCGACGCCTCCCGGGTGGCCCTGACCCTGCGGGCCGTCGTCGGTCTGACGACCGCGCAGATCGCGGCCTGCTTCCTCGTGCCCGAGGCGACGATGGCGCAGCGGATCAGCCGGGCCAAGGCGACGATCAGGGGCAGCGGAGCTCCCTTCGCCCCGCCGACGCAGGAGGACGCGACGGCGCGGCTGCACGCGGTGCGGCACGTCGTCTACCTCGTCTTCACGACCGGGCACACGACCGCTGCCGGTGACGCGCTCGTCGACGTCGACCTCCAGCGTGAGGCGCTGCGCCTCGCCGAGCGGCTCCACCGGGCGCTGCCGCGCGACCCCGAGACCGCGGGCCTGCTCGCCCTGCTGCTCGTCGACCACGCTCGTGCGGCTGCTCGGGTGGACGCGGCCGGCGACCTCGTCCCGCTCGATGCGCAGGACCGCGCGGTGTGGGACCACGAGGCGATCGCCCGAGGCGTGCGGCTCGTCGAGGAGGCCTTGGTGCGTGGGGCGGTCGGGCCCTTCCAGCTGCAGGCGGCGATCGCGGCGGTCCACGGCGAGGCGGCGACGGCTGCGGAGACGGACTGGCTGCAGATCGTCGTGCTCTACCGGATGCTGCTGCGGATCGCGCCCTCGCCGGTCGTCGCGCTCAACCTGGCCGCGGCGGTCGGGATGGCGGAGGGCGCGGTGGCCGGGCTCAATGCCCTCGCCCCGCTGCTCGACGACCCGACCCTGGCCCGCGGGCACCGGGTCCACGCCGTCCACGCCCACCTGCTCGAGATGGCCGGCCGACGCGAAGAGGCCTGTGCCGCATACCTGCTCGCGGCCAGCCGCACCCAGAGCATCCCCGAGCAGCGCTACCTCAACCGGCGGGCGGCCACCGTCGGCTGA
- a CDS encoding YciI family protein: MKFVILVHSTPQPWGHPTGDFVAEHQALPAQQREQMERDFEQLLTEMQEAGEFLAAEALGDPATSRLFRWADGEPIATDGPYAETKEQFAGFFLVDVADRERAEELGRAFAGPGETIEVRPTMWPGGEEQ, encoded by the coding sequence ATGAAGTTCGTCATCCTCGTCCACTCCACGCCCCAGCCCTGGGGCCACCCCACGGGAGACTTCGTCGCCGAGCACCAGGCGCTGCCGGCCCAGCAGCGCGAGCAGATGGAGCGTGACTTCGAGCAGCTGCTCACCGAGATGCAGGAGGCGGGTGAGTTCCTCGCCGCGGAGGCCCTCGGTGACCCGGCGACGTCGCGGCTCTTCCGCTGGGCCGATGGCGAGCCGATCGCGACCGACGGTCCCTATGCCGAGACCAAGGAGCAGTTTGCGGGCTTCTTCCTCGTCGACGTCGCCGACCGGGAGCGGGCCGAGGAGCTCGGTCGGGCCTTCGCCGGCCCCGGCGAGACGATCGAGGTGCGGCCGACGATGTGGCCCGGCGGCGAGGAGCAGTGA
- a CDS encoding DUF5701 family protein has product MTADAAAQTARLIALGVHDLAGLTATAFADLVPDAPEGDGVLVVSPSLVPAADLAPLLTKGDQPGFVVTDMTDLADFVPLPDEVVPDAPLYWIAGIERGDEMANWSPDEALPAIRERRRHPLTVSEGISWLLQEPERLERNRCFMTIASRKPKAKGLDARTPAIWISNGTGRDGRDRKGAPKVGWCWAGNRHTWLGFASAAARH; this is encoded by the coding sequence ATGACTGCCGACGCCGCCGCCCAGACCGCCCGCCTCATCGCCCTCGGGGTCCACGACCTCGCCGGCCTCACCGCCACCGCCTTCGCCGACCTCGTCCCCGACGCCCCGGAGGGCGACGGCGTGCTCGTGGTCTCCCCTTCGCTCGTGCCGGCGGCGGACCTCGCCCCGCTGCTGACGAAGGGGGACCAGCCCGGGTTCGTCGTGACCGACATGACCGACCTGGCCGACTTCGTACCGCTGCCCGACGAGGTCGTGCCCGATGCGCCGCTCTACTGGATCGCCGGCATCGAGCGCGGCGACGAGATGGCCAACTGGTCACCCGACGAGGCGCTGCCGGCGATCCGCGAGCGCCGCCGCCACCCGCTCACGGTCAGCGAGGGCATCAGCTGGCTGCTGCAGGAGCCGGAGCGGCTCGAGCGCAACCGATGCTTCATGACGATCGCCTCCCGCAAGCCCAAGGCCAAGGGCCTGGACGCCCGCACCCCCGCCATCTGGATCAGCAACGGCACCGGACGCGACGGGCGCGACCGCAAGGGCGCCCCCAAGGTCGGCTGGTGCTGGGCGGGCAACCGGCACACCTGGCTGGGCTTCGCCTCGGCGGCCGCGCGCCACTGA
- a CDS encoding MerR family transcriptional regulator — translation MTEIAQHTGLMEALTVGQVAETFGVTVRTLHHYDEVGLLHPSERTPAGYRLYTREDLQRLSTIVVYRRLDFSLEEIGELLDADGAEVIDHLRRQRDEVTARLAQMSDLVEAIDRRLEAEMDNQPATTEDLKELFGDGYNEEYQAEAQQRWGDTDKWAQSQARTQQMTKEQWAEVKVEMETFEADLGAAVRAGTPVDGDAAAVLAERHRASIERYYDCSHEFQVCLAQMYLSDPRFTEHYEQIEPGTAQWLHDAIVANAARHAD, via the coding sequence ATGACCGAGATCGCGCAGCACACTGGCCTCATGGAGGCGCTCACGGTGGGGCAGGTGGCCGAGACCTTCGGCGTGACGGTGCGGACGCTGCACCACTACGACGAGGTCGGGCTGCTGCACCCGAGCGAGCGCACGCCGGCGGGTTACCGGCTCTACACCCGCGAGGACCTGCAGCGGCTGAGCACGATCGTCGTCTACCGGAGGCTGGACTTCAGCCTCGAGGAGATCGGTGAGCTGCTCGACGCCGACGGTGCCGAGGTGATCGACCACCTGAGGCGGCAGCGCGACGAGGTCACGGCCAGGTTGGCGCAGATGTCCGACCTGGTCGAAGCGATCGACCGACGACTGGAGGCAGAGATGGACAACCAGCCCGCGACGACCGAGGACCTCAAGGAGCTCTTCGGCGACGGCTACAACGAGGAGTACCAGGCCGAGGCGCAGCAGCGCTGGGGCGACACCGACAAGTGGGCGCAGTCGCAAGCCCGGACGCAGCAGATGACCAAGGAGCAGTGGGCCGAGGTCAAGGTCGAGATGGAGACCTTCGAGGCCGACCTCGGGGCCGCGGTGCGTGCGGGTACGCCGGTCGACGGCGACGCCGCTGCGGTGCTCGCCGAGCGGCACCGCGCGAGCATCGAGCGCTACTACGACTGCTCGCACGAGTTCCAGGTCTGCTTGGCGCAGATGTACCTCTCGGACCCGCGCTTCACCGAGCACTACGAGCAGATCGAGCCGGGCACCGCGCAGTGGCTGCACGACGCGATCGTCGCCAACGCGGCGCGCCACGCCGACTGA